A genome region from Flavobacterium sp. includes the following:
- a CDS encoding VWA domain-containing protein: MNNQITFLNPEFFWLFLLIPIAIGWFFWKRNQQSATLKMSSTVGFKNSQSLLTKLKPCLYVFRIIALSCLIIALARPRTVDISNQTKTTKGIDIVMAIDVSGSMLAKDLKPNRMEALKRVAADFVGERPNDRIGLVLYASEAYTKTPVTSDKPIILEAIKGIRYDTVLQDGTGIGMGLATAVNRLKDSKAKSRVIILLTDGVNNAGFIEPETAADIAKQYGIKVYTIGLGTNGMAESPYAYAPNGGFLFKMQKVEIDERLMKSIARKTDGTYFRATSNDKLAEIYNSINKLETTEIQELKFYDYDEKYRIFVLAAAFLLLLEVGLRNTVYRSFI; the protein is encoded by the coding sequence ATGAATAATCAGATCACTTTTTTAAATCCGGAATTCTTTTGGTTGTTTCTTTTGATTCCAATTGCAATCGGTTGGTTTTTCTGGAAAAGAAACCAGCAGTCTGCAACGTTAAAAATGAGTTCAACAGTAGGTTTTAAAAACAGTCAGTCGCTGCTGACCAAATTAAAACCTTGTTTATATGTTTTTAGAATTATTGCTTTAAGTTGTTTAATTATTGCTTTGGCAAGACCAAGAACGGTTGACATCAGCAATCAGACTAAAACAACAAAAGGAATTGATATTGTAATGGCAATTGACGTTTCTGGAAGTATGCTGGCAAAAGATTTAAAGCCAAACCGTATGGAGGCTTTAAAAAGAGTGGCTGCGGATTTCGTTGGAGAACGTCCAAACGATAGAATTGGTTTGGTTTTATATGCTTCTGAAGCGTATACCAAAACGCCGGTTACGAGCGATAAACCGATTATTTTAGAAGCTATAAAAGGAATTCGATACGATACAGTTTTACAAGACGGAACCGGAATTGGAATGGGATTGGCAACAGCTGTAAATCGTTTAAAAGACAGTAAAGCAAAAAGCCGCGTTATTATTTTATTGACAGATGGTGTAAACAACGCTGGATTTATAGAACCTGAAACCGCTGCTGATATTGCAAAACAATACGGAATTAAAGTATATACAATTGGCCTTGGTACAAACGGAATGGCTGAATCACCATACGCTTATGCGCCAAATGGAGGTTTCTTATTTAAAATGCAGAAAGTGGAAATCGACGAAAGATTAATGAAAAGCATTGCCCGTAAAACAGATGGAACTTATTTTAGAGCAACAAGTAATGATAAATTAGCCGAAATATACAATTCGATTAACAAATTAGAAACAACCGAAATTCAGGAATTAAAATTCTACGATTACGACGAAAAATACAGAATTTTTGTTTTAGCCGCTGCATTTTTATTACTGCTTGAAGTTGGTTTAAGAAATACAGTTTACAGAAGCTTCATTTAA
- a CDS encoding VWA domain-containing protein, which yields MELDEKKYLYLLLLLPIVVCIFLFNMYWKRKKQREFGDLEMVKKLSPDRSVFKPVLKLSILLLALACIIIGLVNPKIGTKMETVKREGIDIVFAVDVSKSMLAEDVAPSRLDKSKQLVSQIINSLGSDRIGIVAYAGSAFPVLPITSDYSVAKMFLQSMSPDMVSSQGTSLDEAIRLSSTYFDEKSKTSKLLILISDGEDHSEGAAAAAEEANKIGMKIVTIGVGTERGGTIPLKENGIVKSYQKDQNGQTVITKLNQEGLKSIAKATKGDYVYGGNTKEVLEFIKNTLNKIQKTEFESTQMADYQSQFQWFIGFGFVLLFVDIFLLERKTNWIKELNLFNEKK from the coding sequence ATGGAATTAGACGAAAAAAAATATTTATATCTCTTACTATTACTCCCAATTGTGGTGTGCATTTTTCTTTTCAATATGTATTGGAAAAGGAAAAAACAACGTGAATTTGGTGATTTAGAAATGGTGAAAAAACTAAGTCCGGACAGGTCTGTTTTTAAACCCGTTTTAAAATTATCAATTTTACTTTTAGCTCTTGCCTGTATAATTATCGGGTTAGTAAATCCGAAAATTGGAACCAAAATGGAAACTGTAAAACGTGAAGGTATTGATATTGTTTTTGCCGTAGACGTTTCTAAAAGTATGCTTGCCGAAGATGTGGCACCAAGCCGTTTAGACAAAAGTAAACAGCTGGTTTCGCAAATTATAAATTCTTTAGGAAGCGACAGAATTGGTATTGTGGCTTATGCAGGAAGTGCTTTCCCGGTTTTGCCCATCACATCAGATTACAGCGTTGCTAAAATGTTTCTGCAGAGTATGAGTCCGGATATGGTTTCTTCTCAGGGAACTTCTTTAGACGAAGCTATAAGACTTTCTTCAACTTATTTTGATGAAAAAAGTAAAACAAGTAAACTCTTAATTCTGATTTCTGATGGAGAAGATCATTCTGAAGGAGCAGCCGCTGCTGCCGAAGAAGCAAACAAAATTGGCATGAAAATCGTCACGATTGGAGTTGGAACCGAAAGAGGAGGAACAATTCCTTTAAAAGAAAACGGCATCGTAAAGAGTTATCAAAAAGATCAAAACGGGCAAACTGTTATTACAAAATTAAATCAGGAAGGACTTAAGAGTATTGCAAAGGCAACAAAAGGAGATTATGTTTATGGAGGAAATACTAAAGAAGTTTTAGAATTTATTAAAAACACTTTAAACAAAATCCAGAAAACAGAATTTGAGTCGACACAAATGGCCGATTATCAATCTCAGTTTCAATGGTTCATCGGGTTTGGATTTGTATTATTATTTGTAGATATTTTCCTTTTAGAAAGAAAAACAAACTGGATTAAAGAGTTGAATTTATTCAACGAAAAAAAATAA
- a CDS encoding tetratricopeptide repeat protein, giving the protein MKNLLLYILLTLPFAVAAQEKDKTLPDANEEYKQNKFSEAEANYRISASKFSKRAAGSYNLGNSIYRQNQPSEAKYAYANAIKAAKTRPEKHKAYHNLGNVFMKEKDYTQAVEAYKEALRNDPTDDETRYNYAYAKQKLKENPPKNDKNKDKNKDKDKDKDKNKDKNKDKDQNKDKDKDKDKKDDKGDKDKDKKDGKNDPKKDDNSDNKGEPKPMPGGISKERVQNLLDAVNNEEKKIQDKVNAQKIKPNPKKPEKDW; this is encoded by the coding sequence ATGAAAAATTTACTTCTTTATATTTTACTAACGCTTCCTTTTGCAGTTGCTGCACAGGAAAAAGACAAGACATTGCCTGATGCCAATGAAGAATATAAGCAGAATAAATTTTCTGAGGCTGAAGCTAATTATAGAATTTCGGCATCAAAATTTTCAAAACGTGCTGCCGGATCTTATAATCTTGGAAACTCGATTTACAGACAAAATCAGCCTTCTGAAGCTAAGTACGCTTATGCAAATGCTATAAAAGCAGCTAAAACACGTCCGGAAAAACACAAAGCCTATCATAATCTTGGTAACGTTTTTATGAAAGAGAAAGATTATACGCAGGCAGTTGAAGCTTATAAAGAAGCATTACGCAACGATCCAACTGATGATGAAACGCGTTACAATTATGCGTATGCTAAACAGAAACTAAAAGAAAATCCTCCTAAAAACGATAAAAACAAAGACAAGAATAAGGATAAGGACAAAGACAAGGATAAAAACAAAGATAAAAATAAGGACAAGGACCAAAATAAAGATAAGGACAAAGACAAGGATAAAAAAGACGATAAAGGCGATAAAGACAAAGATAAAAAGGATGGCAAAAATGATCCGAAGAAAGACGACAACTCTGATAATAAAGGAGAGCCAAAACCTATGCCTGGCGGAATTTCAAAAGAACGTGTTCAGAACTTGTTAGATGCTGTAAACAATGAAGAAAAGAAAATTCAAGATAAAGTAAACGCTCAAAAAATAAAACCTAATCCTAAAAAACCGGAGAAAGACTGGTAA
- a CDS encoding BatD family protein, which produces MKRYLILLLFTFQGLMAQVQFEARVSKNTLGLNERLRIDFIMNVDGDNFDQPAFEGFKLVAGPSQQISQSWVNGRSSFQKIYSYILQPEKKGTVIIKQAAIEYNGQIYKTSPIKVTVTNAVAQERDPNDPRQQGGAGNYGDQLLQLVAEVSKTTPYLNEPITVVYKLYFNEIGVTGFRELAKPKYNDFWNQNIDIKQLVMEEGNYQGQRCHYVVLKKTILYPQKSGRLTIEPLSLDIGVQLPTNRRDMFGQMIIAEDNKVVTTGARTISVRPLPETGKPEGFTGAVGNFNFTVTPSRTTLKSGEGLDLIVSAAGTGNMKLFTLPKPVVPNALEMYDPVHDEKVTTSLSGMSGKISDKYTIIPQYKGKYAIKPMTFSYFDLSTGTYKTITSREIMIDVLDGPTLAEANPSTAAKNVITKAEQFKYIKSKTTLASIAKDDFYGSNLYYALLFFPFAIIPIIILAKKKKEAIDSDVTGNRIRMNNKLAKKYLSQAKKQLNNKEAFYIALEKAMHNFLKAKLHIETSEMSKDNIRELLLSRNSNPETVQNFINLTENCEFARYAPASSASIQQDYDKAVLIISELEKQIV; this is translated from the coding sequence ATGAAAAGATATTTAATTCTATTACTATTCACTTTTCAAGGACTTATGGCTCAGGTTCAGTTTGAAGCCAGAGTCAGCAAAAATACGCTTGGACTTAACGAAAGACTCCGCATTGATTTTATAATGAATGTTGACGGAGATAATTTTGATCAGCCTGCATTTGAAGGCTTTAAACTTGTTGCAGGGCCAAGCCAGCAAATAAGCCAGTCTTGGGTAAATGGCCGAAGTTCTTTTCAAAAAATATACTCTTATATTTTACAGCCGGAGAAAAAAGGAACTGTTATTATTAAACAGGCGGCGATAGAATATAATGGGCAGATTTATAAAACATCTCCAATAAAAGTTACCGTTACTAATGCCGTTGCTCAGGAAAGAGATCCTAACGATCCGAGACAGCAAGGCGGAGCCGGAAACTATGGCGATCAATTGCTGCAGCTCGTTGCCGAAGTTTCTAAAACAACGCCGTACTTAAATGAACCAATTACGGTTGTTTACAAATTATACTTTAACGAAATCGGAGTTACCGGATTTAGAGAACTTGCTAAACCAAAATATAATGATTTCTGGAATCAAAATATCGACATCAAACAATTGGTCATGGAAGAGGGTAACTACCAGGGTCAAAGATGTCATTATGTAGTATTAAAGAAAACTATTTTATATCCACAGAAATCAGGCCGATTAACAATTGAACCTCTTTCATTAGATATTGGGGTACAATTGCCAACAAATCGTCGTGATATGTTTGGCCAAATGATTATTGCCGAAGACAATAAAGTGGTTACAACCGGCGCCAGAACTATTAGCGTAAGGCCGCTTCCTGAAACAGGAAAACCAGAAGGATTTACAGGTGCAGTTGGTAACTTCAATTTTACTGTTACACCATCCCGAACAACCTTAAAAAGTGGTGAAGGTTTAGACTTAATCGTGAGCGCTGCAGGTACAGGAAACATGAAATTATTCACACTTCCAAAACCTGTTGTACCAAATGCATTAGAGATGTATGATCCTGTTCACGATGAAAAAGTTACAACCTCATTGTCAGGAATGTCAGGAAAAATCTCAGATAAGTACACCATTATTCCACAGTACAAAGGAAAATATGCTATAAAACCAATGACGTTCTCTTATTTTGATTTGAGTACAGGCACTTATAAAACAATCACTTCTCGTGAAATTATGATTGATGTTTTAGACGGTCCAACTTTGGCTGAGGCAAATCCTTCGACAGCGGCTAAAAATGTAATTACAAAAGCTGAACAGTTTAAATATATTAAATCAAAAACAACTTTAGCAAGCATCGCTAAAGATGATTTTTACGGTTCTAATTTATATTATGCTTTATTATTCTTCCCTTTTGCCATTATTCCGATTATAATTTTGGCTAAGAAGAAAAAAGAAGCGATTGACAGTGATGTAACCGGAAACAGAATCAGAATGAACAATAAGCTGGCGAAGAAATATTTATCGCAGGCTAAAAAACAGCTTAATAATAAAGAGGCATTTTATATTGCTCTTGAAAAAGCTATGCATAATTTCCTAAAAGCAAAACTGCATATCGAAACTTCTGAAATGAGTAAAGATAATATTCGTGAACTGCTGTTATCCAGAAATTCAAATCCTGAAACGGTTCAGAATTTTATCAACTTAACCGAAAACTGCGAATTTGCACGTTACGCCCCGGCATCAAGTGCTTCG